Within Coprobacter tertius, the genomic segment CTTGCAGGTCTTTTTCCAGCCGGAGCACTGATCGAAATTATTAATGAAGACGGTACCATGGCTCGACTTCCCCAGCTTATGGAAGTATCTAAAAAATTCGGAATCAAGATTATCGCCATAAAAGATCTCATCGCTTACCGGCTAAAACAAGAATCGATCATCGAAAGAGGAGTAGAGGTTGATATGCCTACCGAAAGAGGACATTTCAGACTCATTCCTTACCGGCAGGTATCGAACGGCCTCGAGCACGTGGCATTGATAAAGGGTACATGGGAGCCTGACGAACCGATTCTCGTGAGAGTACATTCCTCCTGTGTAACGGGAGATATATTCGGATCGAAGCGGTGCGAATGCGGAGACCAACTACATAAAGCCATGGAAGAAATCGAAAAAGAAGGCAAAGGGGTAATCGTATATATGAATCAGGAAGGCCGAGGTATAGGACTTATGAATAAAATGAAAGCCTACAAATTACAGGAAGAAGGATACGATACGGTAGACGCAAACTTACACCTCGGTTTTAAAGCCGACGAAAGGGATTACGGGGTTGGAGCAAGTATCCTTCGCGACTTAGGCGTACACAAAATGCGACTGATGACTAATAACCCCGTTAA encodes:
- a CDS encoding bifunctional 3,4-dihydroxy-2-butanone-4-phosphate synthase/GTP cyclohydrolase II — encoded protein: MSEIKLNTIEEAIEDFRQGKFIIVVDDEDRENEGDFIIAAEKITPEKVNFMMTNGRGVLCAPITEERCAELDLPMQVASNTSIHETPFTVTVDKLGGGCTTGVSMYDRAETIKALADPHTKPSDLGRPGHVSPLRARSRGVLRRSGHTEAAVDLARLAGLFPAGALIEIINEDGTMARLPQLMEVSKKFGIKIIAIKDLIAYRLKQESIIERGVEVDMPTERGHFRLIPYRQVSNGLEHVALIKGTWEPDEPILVRVHSSCVTGDIFGSKRCECGDQLHKAMEEIEKEGKGVIVYMNQEGRGIGLMNKMKAYKLQEEGYDTVDANLHLGFKADERDYGVGASILRDLGVHKMRLMTNNPVKRIGLEGYGLEIVENIPIEITPNPYNLFYMKTKKKRMGHTLHNVK